The Salvia splendens isolate huo1 chromosome 21, SspV2, whole genome shotgun sequence genome includes a window with the following:
- the LOC121784052 gene encoding putative Myb family transcription factor At1g14600: MKNSDSSRVRKYRKSLAPRLRWSPELHDRFVEAVENLGGRYQATPKRIMQMMAVKGLKISHVKSHLQMHRSMKESMGSNNFIAIKSYQLKESEFITLFSSQRQFSESPNCRIQGRRRKPQINENLIYHQHLLQGIKESIERMNERESEEEEEDDEDEDESGIGWTNIKMMEVGEVEEVSHPNQLTTSTLSQSSPLNLELTISMPSH, from the exons atgaaaaactcGGACAGCTCTAGGGTTAGAAAGTATAGGAAATCATTGGCCCCGCGGCTAAGGTGGTCACCGGAGCTCCATGACCGCTTTGTGGAAGCTGTCGAAAATCTTGGAGGGAGATATC AAGCAACTCCAAAGAGAATTATGCAGATGATGGCTGTGAAAGGGCTCAAGATTTCTCATGTTAAGAGCCATCTTCAG aTGCACAGGAGCATGAAGGAATCCATGGGTTCAAACAATTTTATAGCTATTAAAAGCTACCAATTAAAAGAATCCGAATTTATAACTTTATTCTCTTCTCAAAG ACAATTTTCAGAATCTCCAAACTGTAGAATTCAAGGAAGAAGGAGAAAACCCCAAATcaatgaaaatttaatttacCATCAACACCTGCTGCAG GGTATAAAAGAAAGCATAGAAAGGatgaatgagagagagagtgaagaagaagaagaagatgatgaagatgaagatgaaagtGGAATTGGATGGACAAATATAAAGATGATGGAGGTAGGAGAAGTAGAAGAAGTATCACACCCAAATCAACTTACTACCTCAACTTTATCACAATCTTCCCCTCTCAATTTAGAACTCACTATCTCAATGCCATCACATTAA